From the bacterium genome, the window GCTCGTCAACGAGTCGACCGATATGCTTTGCATCCGCGAAGCAGCGTTTGATCTCGTCAAAGAGGGTGAGGATTTCAAGATATTCAAGAACTCCGACAAGTATCTCGGTATCGTCTTCCATGAGGATGCCATAGAGGACTACAAAAAGGTGATAAAAAAAATAGATGGCCACTTCAACACCTACGTATTCTCACTTGGTGACGAGCCACATGAGAAGGAGTTCGAGGATATCAAAAATAAGGTGACGCTGTGCGCCATACCCGAGGTAATTCTCAAGGTGTATCGTGAGATTTTTAAATAAACATTATGTGGATTAATTTCAAGGATTATCAAGAAAATGCTGTTGTCGATCTAAAGCGCGAATCGAACAAACTACTCGACGCTGAAGGAGACAAAGTACTTATATTCAAAGCCCCTACGGGCTCCGGAAAGACGCTGATGGCGGCGGAGTTTTTGAAGCGCCTCATTGATTCACGTATCGACGGCAAGAGATTCTCGTTCGTCTGGATTGCGGTAAACAAGCTCCATGACCAGAGCCGTGAGAAGCTCGCAAAATACTACGACCACTACGCTGTCGGCTTGAAGTGTTCGCGCTACGAGGATTTGGAGGACAAGAAGATCGCCGAAAACGAGATCCTGTTCCTGAACGGGGCCAGCATCAACAAGAAGGGCAACATATACGTGCGCGCCAATGAGCGCGACAACAATCTCACATCCGTTATTGCTCGTACAAAGAACGAGGGGCGCATTGTCGTGCTGATCATCGACGAAAGTCACCATACAGCTAAGAGCGAGAACTCGAAGGATTTGATCCGCGAGATTGGTCCCAAGCTCACACTCGAAGTATCGGCGACGCCTCAACTTAACAACGCGAACCGTATTGTCGAGGTCGAGCTCAAGGCGGTAAAAGACGAGGGTATGATTAAGAAGGAAATCGCGATCAATCCTGGCTTCGAACACTATGTTCTCGATCCGAAAAAGAGCGATAAGACCGCAGATGAACTCGTGCTCGAGAGTGCTCTCAAGAAACGTGCGGAGCTTCAGAAAAAATACGAGGCCCAGGGCTCCGGCGTGAATCCTCTCCTGCTGATTCAGATACCGGATGCGAAAGCTGGTGTTGCGGATAAGAAGGACGAGGTCGTAGCGATGCTTTCCAAGTATGGCATTACCACAAAGAACGGCCGTCTCGCGATCTATCTCTCTGAGAAGGATAACAAGATCAACCTCGCTAACATTGAGAAGAACGAGAACGAGGTGCAAGTTATGATTTTCAAACAGGCCATCGCGCTTGGATGGGACTGCCCGCGTGCGGCAATACTCGTATTGTTCCGTCAGTGGCGCGAGGAGAATATGACGTTTTCTATACAAACACTGGGTCGTATCATGCGCATGCCAGAGCTCAAGCACTATGAGGATCAGGATTTGAACATCGGCTATGTGTTTACGAGTTTGCCGGACATCGAAGTCGCCGAGGACATATCGCGTGACTACATCACTGTGTATGAAGGCAAGCGCCGGCCGGACTATAAGTCCATCGACCTCGAATCATGGCACTCAAAACGCTTCCGTGAGGAGACACGACTTTCATCCGATTTCGTCCCAGTATTTCTCGAAGCCGCAATCAAACTCAGCACAAAAAAGCGGATTTCAACAAAGCACAGTATTGTAGATACAAAACTGGTCGCAAGCGGCAGAATAATTGATGTCGATAAAGTCGCAAAGAACTTAGATAAAGAAGGGACACTCGATATACCCAAGAACGAGGTTGAGTTACAGAATGCTTTCGACCTGTTTGTGCGCAACAATCTCGCGCCTTTTGCCCCAGAGCAACGTTCAATCGCTCGCATCAAGACCTCCCTCTATAAGCTCTTCGACGTCTATCGCGACGAGGATGAGTGGCCGAAAATACAGGCGATGGTGCTGGCCAAAGAGAACCGTCAGCCGATTATCGATACCATCAACTTAGCGAAGGAGAAGTATCTAGAAGTTGTTGGGTCCGGCAAGAGAGAGCTGGTGATGAATGACAAACCATGGAATGTACCGTCGATCATAAACTACAATCTCGACTTCAAGAAAAAGGATTACAAGAAATCCATCATTCAGCCCTACTACGGTAAGACCCGGGGCAGCCAAAGCTCGTTGCTTGACGGCTATACAGAGGAGAGTGCAATCGAGCAGGATTTTATCGAACTACTTGAGAATTCAAAGAACAAGGTCGCGTGGTGGTTCCGGAATGGCTCGCAAGATGGCTCCTACTTCGCGGTCCCTTACATCGAGAATGGACAGAGTCACGCTTTCTACGTTGACTTCATCGTACTTATGAAGGACGGCAGGGTCGGTCTTTTTGACACTAAAGCTGGCATCACTGCGGAGACAGCTGGATCGCGTGCCGAAGGCCTCGCGGATTACGTTGCCGCACAAAATAAGAAAGGCAAAAAACTGTGGGGTGGCATTGTTGTCTATGACAAGAAAAGCTGGAGGTATCACCCGGGTAAGGGATACTCATTCGACCAAAAGAACTTAAAAGGGTGGGAATTTCTCGACTTTTCCTAATGAATGAGGGATGCCTTGTACCACGATCTATGTACTAAAAAAGTAAAATGAAATCACGGGGGAAACATGGCACTGCCACTCAATTTAAAGGGCGCACAAAACAGACAACCTCTCCGAAGTTCCGTGAGCGGAACCTCGATAATTTCAAACTGTTGGTTGCTTACCCCGCTTTTCAGGAGGAGGTGTGTAAAATCCAGGCGGAACTCGAAATCAAAGCCGGTGGTTTTTCCACAACCAAAGAAGCTGAGGAGTGGAATAAACGAGTCATTAAAAAGACAGACATTGTATGGAAACACTATAGTGAGCTCGTAGAAAAAATAAAAACCGATTCAAAAAACAATGGGATTGGTTACCGAATGATGCAACGCCAGCTCGAAATGTTGTACTCTGGGCTTCCCTTCAGTGGGTTAGAGAGTTATGCGAGCTATCTTATCGGGCGATTTAACTTACCCCAACACTATCAAAGCGCTTTGGTTCTCCACCTTCTATATGGGACCATATCGGCTCCGGTTCACAATTATAAAACAGAAGTGCCCTCACCGTTGCGGTCCAGGTCACAACCGAGCGGGTTTTCGGAAGTTAGAGCCACTATCTACACACGCCTAACAAAAGACGAGCAGAGAGAGTTAATCGCATGGATCGAAAGGATCACAAATGAAAGGACACTTCCTAAATACGAGCCACTTGTCAACATTGACCGTGATCTAAAAATAAAAGAAGCATACGAGGCATATAAAGAAAATCGCACCGGTGAGCGTGGCACGATAGCCGACCTCGCCGAGGAGTATTTAGGGGATAGGAAGAAAGCTAACCAAATAAACGCCATTTTACGAGATCTCAGTAAAATTCAAAAAAGCCGATTTGAAAAAGTGAGAAAAAAGCGGTCATAGTTTCTCACTCATTTTTGACGGGCACCGGACAATATAGTCGCAACCAAAAAGTTGCGACACTTTTGTTCACGGGGGCCGAAATCTGCTCGTACACCCCCGTGGCGAGCAGATTTTGTATGATTTCCCCACAGTCCAAAACAGATAAAGAAAGTACCGCTCTCTCTTTTGACGATTTCAAAAAGTCGTTAGGGCCGAGGGCGGCTAAGTACACCGACGCACAGATCGAGGTGATGCGGCGTATTTGTGATGGCATTGCAGATGCCTGTTTTAATACTTGGCTTCAAGATAGAAAAGCGCATAATGATGTTATACAACATGAATCGTCAAACGCTTAGAGCAACAAAAAACTGCGTTGGCCAATGTCGTGTAAGCTCTCAGAAACAACTGCAGGAGGGTGATAGTTTAGATGTCCAAGAAGCCAGTATTCGCAGATACGCCGAAGTGAAAGGCTGGAACATTGTTCCTAATAACAATGTTTGGAAGACAGCTATCTCTGGGCGAAAAACGGAGCGCGACGACTTTGAGGAAATACTGGCCTACATAAAATCTCACCCGGGCACTGTTGACTACTACGTCTTCCGTTCCATCGATCGCGCAACCCGAGCAGGTAGCGGCGAGTTACAACGCATGAAAATGGAACTCGCTAAGTGTGGCGTGCAGATGGTAGACACTTACGGCATCATTCAACCATCAGTAAATACACTTTCTGATCTTGACTTCGAATACGCATGGAGCAGGTTTTCACCGAGCGAGGTAACAGAGGGTGTCTTTGCTACCACCGCCAATCAAGAAGTCACGACGATCCTCACTCGAATGATTGGCCAGTCAATCCGTAATACCCAAAAAGGATACCGCACCCGCCGTCCAACTGACGGGTATCTTAATCAGAAAGTATTTGATGAGTTCGGTAAAAAGAAGTACATCCAAGTACCAGACCCAAAGCGTGCTAAGTTCCGCATCGATATGTTTGAGTTGCGAGCCCAAGGACTAAGTGATGAGGGGTGTGTGAGGCGGATCAATGCAAGCGGCTATCGATCGCCAATCTACAACAAATGGAATGACGCTCACGACAAAATAATCGGGAGACGGGGCGGTAAACCGATGACTATCAAACAATTTCAACGCGATATTCAAAACACCATTTACGCAGGGGTACTGTGCGAGAAGTGGACATATTACAAGCCAGTTCGGGCACAATACCCGGGACTGGTGAGTATCGAGCTGTGGAACCGTGCCAACCGAGGCAAGATCGCAATTATGGAAGCTGCCGACGGTTCTCTCGAGATCGTTAAGGGTAATCGGTCAGCAACAAGCGGAACGAGATTAAAAAACAACCCTCTCTTTTCATACAAATTTATTTCCTGTCCGCACTGTGGTAAGCCAATGCTCGGGAGCTCACCACGAGGCAAGATGGGAAAGCCGCACCCAACTTACCACTGCGCACGAAAGCACAAGTACTTCGGCGTGCCGAAACAAGTATTTGAGGATGCTATAAAAAAGTATATTCGTAGCTTGAAGTTCAACCCTGACTTGTTAGTAGGACTTGAGGCAACGTTTATGGACAAATTCCGTAAACGTGAGCAAGAGATCGTTCGAGCTTCAGGGCACATCCACCAGAGCATCGCAGACCTTGAGAGTGAACAGGCCATGAAGCTAGAAGCATACACAGCGAGTAAGAGCGCAGTCATACGGGATATGCTTGAAAAGGAGATCGAAGGCCTAGAGAAGCAAATCAAGTCTGCCGGTAAGGAGCGCCTCAAAATACAAATAACTCGAGATGACATCAAGTCATTCATGCGGGAGGCAAAAATGATTATGGAACACCCAGCACAAATACTCCTAAACCAAAAGGATATAAGGGTTCAAAGGGAATTATTCGGACTGGTATTTGAAACTATGCCGACCTACGTCGAAATACTTAGTGGAACACCTAAATTATCCCTAGCTTTCAGGCTTTCTTCGGACTTTGTGCCCGATAAAAACCAACTGGTGACCCCACGGGGAATCGAACCCCGATTACTGCCTTGAGAAGGCAATGTCCTAACCGTTAGACGATAGGGCCGTTAATACGGATAAGACTATAGGAAAATCAACCTTAAAACAACCACTATCCGTGTGCCCCTCTAGACTTTGTTGACTTTTTTATAAATTATGACATAATTAGCGTCAGATAAATGGACTCGGCTAATTTCACAAAAAGAAAGGAGTACTTTGTATGATTACTGTTAAAAGACAGGGGGAAATTGCTCTTATAGTGTTGAAAGAGATCCTTCGCAACAGAGGCATTAAGCCTGATACCGAGGAGATCAGGAAACAGGCGAAAGAGGCAGTGGAAAAATTAAATAAAAGAGGTGCCAACCTCTCTATCCCGGAAGCAACCGAATTTTACCTCACCCTCTGTGATGATCTGGTTAAAGAGATGAAAGAAGGCCTTTCTAAAAAATGAGACCTCGAAAAATAAGCCCTATGCGTTCTGCATAGGGCTTTCTTTTTAACGTTTTCTCCACTCCTCATCCTGTCTCACAAGAAGTTTTTCTTTTTGGTCGGGGTTGGCCATGATGGCTTCCACTACCCTTTCCATCCGCATGGATTGTGAACCCTTAACGAGAACGATGTCTCCCGGTTCAATAATGCTTTTTATATATTCCCCCGCTTGAATAGAATCTTCAAAATGAGCCAGTTTTCGCTTCCCCATTTTTTTCTTGAGCGCCCCCGTTTCAATGAAGTGCGAGCGCATACCCACCGTAATAAGCAGGTCCGCCACTTCGGCGGAGTATTTGCCCGCATTTCTGTGTTCTTCAATCGAGTATTTTCCCAATTCCATCATGTCTCCCAAAACTGCGATTTTTCTTCCGGAAATATCAAGGCGGGCAAGAGTCGCCAAAGCTTCATGCACGGCAACGGGAGAAGAGTTGTACGTATCGTCAATAATAACGGTATCCGCCATTCCCGAAACGATGTGCATTCTTCCCGGAGGAAATTGTCCCGAAGAGACAGCCTGCGCGGATTTAAGAATCGGCAAGCCTTGCGAGATTCCCACCGCAATCGCGGCAAGCACGGGATAGATATGCTGACGGCCCAAGACACCGGGAACACGGATGGGAATGCTTACTCCCCTATGGTCGACTTTAAACGTCATGCCGACTGGGATTTTTTCTTTTCCTTCTTTTTCATATATCGGTTCGTCATGAGCCCCCAACACCACGTTGCCGTCCGCAAAACCGTATGGAAGCGTGCTTCCTGCAAAAGAATGCCTCAATGAAAGAGCATGTTTATCATCTTCGCTGTACACCAAAACGCCGTCTCCTTTAAGCGCGCGCACCAGATGGCCTTTTTCTTTCGTTACATCTTCGGGAGAATCAAAAAACTCGACATGAACGGGCACGTCGCTGAAACGCGTCAGGACGACGATATCGGGATGAAGCCAATGTGATATTTTTCTTATGTCGCCCGGCCTGTCGGCGCCGACTTCAAGCACAAGCCATTTGGGATAATGGCTGGGAAACAGAATAAGCGCGAGCCCCGATATGAGATTTTTTCCCCACGTGAGCGGGTTTCGCCAGCCGTTCTCAACACCGATAATCGTCAACGGAACGCCGATTTCGCTATTGAAACTTTTTGCGCTTTTTCGAACAAAAAATGCGCCGGATAAAACGTTGTAGACGGCGTCTTTAGTCGAGGTTTTCCCCACGCTTCCCGTAACGGCAATTATCTTCGGCTTATATTTGAGAATGATGAGACGGGACTCAAGCGTAAGAAAGAATACTATGATTTTTTTGAAAATGGAAAGCATCGGTTTTAGCGGTCAAATGGCACCTCATAATAATTTATCAGAAATTTCGTTATATCGATAAACGGGTGCGTCAGTGTTTCAGAAGCGTATCGTACTCCTTTCGGGTCCATTGTAAAGAGGAAAACGAGAAATTCGGGGTCATAGGCGGGAAAGTAGCCGAAAAACGAGTGGAGGTATTTCCCTTCTTGATACCCCCCTCCTCCGGTTCCGACAACCTGCGCCGTACCCGTTTTTGCCGCGACACTATAGTGGGGCAATTTGACGGTACCACCCAAAAGGGCTTCGTCGACGACACGGACGAGCATCCGCGTAATTTCTTCCGATGTTTCCTGTTTCAAGACGCGCTCTCCGCGGTCAATGGCGATTGTTTTGGAAAGTCCGTTTTTATAGTTTATTTTTTTTACGAGATGCGGGTTAATCAGAAGACCCCCGTTTCCGAGAGCCGAAAGGGCTCTGACGGTGGCTATGGGCGTAAAGGCGATTCCCTGTCCGTAGGCGGCGGTGGCAAGCTCGATGTCGCGTCCGCTGTCAAGGTTGTCGATGAGACCGTACGTTTCATTGGGAAGGTCGATGCCGGTTTCGTCCCCGACTTTGTACGCTTTCATATAATTTACAAATGCTTCTTTGCCCATTTTAAACATGGCGAAAGCGGCACCCGTGTTGAGAGACTGATTGAGCACCTCTTGCATATCGACAATCCCTCTTCCCTTTCCGTCAAAGTTTGAAATGCGCGCATTGTTGAGGATAAGGTAGCCTTTGTCGTCGTATGTCGTACTTGCGGTGATAGCACCCGTATCAAGAGCCGCGGCAACCGTGAGAGGTTTTATGATGGAACCCATTTCGTACACGTTCTCAACAAGCGGGTTTGAAAAGACGTGCGGGTCTTCTTCGTTTTGAAAGGTATTGAGATTAAATGTCGGGTACGCTCCCATAGCATAGATTTCACCGGTTTTCGGATTGATAATAATCCCCCCCACTTCATCCGAATTCCACGTTTCATCGATTTTCTTGAGTTCCCGTTCCAAAAACGACTGCACCGTCGGTTCGATGGTCGCGACGATGTTTCCTTCGTGCTTCGCTTCACCTGCTATGTTTTCTTTAAGGTTTGAAAAAATTTCTGCGAAGAAATTGATGTACAATCCACCGCTTTCGCGCGCGAGCGTGTCTTCATAATACCGTTCAAGACCGTAACGGCCGGCAAGTGTATCGTCTTTGTATCCCAAAAATCCGATAAGGTGGGAAGCGAGACTTTCGGCGGGATAAAATCTCCATTTTTCCGTATAAATATTTACGCCGGAAATTTTAAGGGCTTCGATTTTTTTTGCCGTGGTTTCGTCAACGCGTTTGGCGATTTCTTCGTACGGGTCTTCTTTTTTCGCGGCTTTCGCGAGAAAAGCGTCACGGTCAAGAGCAATGGCTGAAGAAATTTGGACGTATGCGGACTGCGCGTCGGCAAGGATGCTCGGGTTTATGGCAACCGTAAAACCAGAACGAACAAATGCCATTGGTTCGGGGCCACCGTCCTTTGTTTCAAAATAAATGGTTCCTCTGTTGAAAAGGTTTACGTCCTGACGGACATATTGCTTGTCAGCCTTAAGGCGGTACTCTTCACCCGAAACCACCTGCACAAAATAGAGCCTCGAAAGAAGCAACAACGAAAAAAGCAAAAAGATGACGGAGAGAAATCTCAAACGACCGGGAAATGCCTTCATGAAGGCTTATGGCAAAACGTTAACCGATAGTCCTTTGCCGAGCTCCGCGCGCTCGATGAACTGGGTGTCGTTTACTTGTTTATAGCCTTGAGAATAGGCAAAATCCAGACTAATTGAGTTTTTCTGGGAAATATAGGAACTTTCCATTTCGGACAGCCGGGCCTGCAATGCGCTTATGTTTCCGGCCATTTTTTCCCTGTGTACGACATTAAGAACCGTGTTATTCACGAGAACCAAATAGGCGCCCCAGGAAAAAACCACCGAGGCCAAAAGTATCAAAAATATCTTTTTATCGTTGTAAATGTAAGAAATTGTTTGTGTCATATTGTTTTTTCAATGATTCGAAGCTTGGCGCTTCTGGCACGGGGATTGTCCTTTACTTCCTTAAAATCCGCCGTGATGACTTTTTTATTGACTAACGAAGCCGTCTCTTCTTTTTCTCTTTCCCGAAAAAAAGTCTTTACCGTTCTGTCTTCGCCGCTGTGAAAAGATATGACTCCCATTCGCCCTTTGTCGGCAAGCCGTGCAAAACCTTTTGTTAGCCCTTCTTTCAATGCGCCGACTTCATCATTAACCGCCATTCGGAGCGCCTGAAAAGTTTTTGTGGCGGGATGAATGCGGCGGGTTGCATACCATGACGGAGTGGCTTTCTTAATGACATCGACAAGTTCGGCGGTTGTTCCGATGGGTTTCTTGTTTCTCTGCTCCACGATTGCCGAAGCGATGCGTCGTCCGAAACTTTCTTCTCCGTACTCGTACAGAAGCCATTCGAGGTCCTCTTTGCTCCATCCGTTTATTATTGAAAACGCGGTAGTGGTCTCGGGAGTGATTTCTTTTTCAAAGGTCATCAAAAGCGGTTCGTCTTTCTGAAAAGAAAATCCCCGACCGCTTACTTCCAGTTGTTCGGAATTAAGACCGAGGTCAAAGAGTATCGAGTGCGCTTCTTTTATGCCGGCTTCGTCAAGAACCGTATCAAGATTCCTGAAATTCGCCTGTTTTAAAATCACGCGACACTTCGCTGTCCCAAGACTTTTTTTTGCTTCCTCAAGTCTGTCGGCGTCTCTGTCGATTCCGACATATGTCCCTTTGGAACCCAGGAGTGCCGCGACTGAGGCACCGTGCCCTCCGTTCCCTACCGTTGCATCGAGAAAGACGCTTCCTTCTTTGGGAAGAAGTCCTGCGACAACTTCTTGTAAAAGAACACTGACGTGGGACATAGGACTAAAAGGCTCCTATTTCTCCCAATTTCTCGGCGAGAAGATCGGCCTGCTTCTCGATCCGTTTCTTGTATTCCGTCCATCGTTTCTCGTCCCAGATTTCTATCCTGTTGTGAACGCCAGCAAACACTACCTTGCCCGTCAGCTGAGCGAACTCTCTCAAGAAATCCGGAATGAGAATCCTGCCGATAGAATCGACACCCGCCTCCACCGCACCGGCGAGCATGAAGCGATTGAAGCCTCTTGCGTCCGCCTGCCCCATCGCGAGTGCTCCGAGCTTTTCGGAAATTGTTTTCCACTCACCGATAGGATACAGAAAGAGACAATTATCGAGTCCGTGGGTGATAACGACCGTTTTGCCTACTTCCTTTCGAAATTTCGAAGGAAGGGAAACGCGGCTCTTGTCATCAATCGTGTGTGTGTATTCTCCAATTAACATTTTTCCACTTTATCCCACGTGCCTACATTATATAACACACTCTCCCACCCTACTATGTTTCTTATCCACACAATTCACTAAGTTATTGATTAAATCTTCTTTATGTTGTATAATTAGGGTTAGGTAGAAATAAGGCTCTTTTTAAAGTCACAACAAGGAGGTTTTGTATGAGGGGAAGAAACAGCGATTCACAAAATGTGTGCGCACGGTTTGAGGCCAACGCACGGACATTCGGAAGAGGAGCATGTTCCCGCTCTTCCCGAGCACATGAACCGGTTTATCTTAGGAAGGAGGAACGGCCCCACGGCCAGGAAATCGTCAAAATAGTCACAGGCAGTCCTGTGACAACCCTTTTTCAGACAGGAGGCAGATAACCGTAGCAGAAATTTCAAAAGCCCAAGCGACACACGCTTGGGCTTTTCTTTTCAAATAAAATTAAATGTGGTATAATGATGTTCAGATAAAAAGACCTTTTTAAAACGATCCCTAACCTTAAGGAGGACATATGGAACGCCAAATCAGTCAGTGGGATTTTGTATCTCTCCGACAGTCCTTCAAAACAAGTGAAGGGATTGTTCCGGAAAATACAAAAGCGCGGGTGCTCGAATTGTACGGAAAGAAGCGGTGCAAGGTGTTGTTTTTTTCGTCACGTTTTTACAAAGACGTGGTCCCACAAGAGATTCTTGCATTCGAACATTCCCACGTAGAATTTACACGTCGGATGCTTTCGCTGGAAAGACCGCCTGTCCCAATGTTTCATAACATCCCCAACATCTGTTACGCCTGAACAAAAACATAAAAAACGCCTCGTTTCTTGAGGCGTTTTTTCTTTTTATTTAATCTTTCGGTCTCATTAGAGGAAAGATTTGAGATTCCCGAATGCTTTCACCCGACAAGAAACTGAAAAGTCTTTCTGAAAGACCGAAACCGAAAGTCGGCGGCATTCCATATTCCATCGCCTCCACATATTCAAAATCGGCCATATGCGCCTCATTATCACCGGCGTCACGGAGTTTCTGCTGATTTTCGAAACGTTCCCGCTGGTCGATAGGGTCATTCAGTTCATTAAACGCCTTTCCCACTTCGCTTCCGGCTAAAATAATTTGGAAACGGTCAACGACACTCGGGTCTTTAACGGATTTTTTCGCAAGAGGTTCAAGATATATCGGAAACCCGGTGAGAATAACAGGTCCTTTTATGGTCTTCCTGATTTTTTTCCAAAGAAGGTCAATGCCCCGCCCTATATCAATATTTTCTTCATATTTTATTTTTTCCTTATCCAGAAGACCGCACACAACTTTTCTATCGGCCTTTCTTGGATCAAAACCATATTGTTCCTGCATGAGCGCATTGAAATCCTGCCAAATCCATTCATCTCCAAGGTCAATATCAAATTCGCCTATTTTGAATTTGAGCGTATTGAATGTTTCTTTTGCAACCTGCTTATACAGTTCAATAACCATAGGAATGCCCTTGCGTGCGTCCTGGTATGCTTCGTAAAATTCAAAATGCGTATAATCTTGGGCATGTTCATACGACATTCCTTCGTTTCTAAACACCCTCCCGATTTCAAATATTTTGGGAATACCGCCGATAATCAATTTTTTGTGCCACAACTCAGGCGAAATACGCAGATACACGTCTATATCCAGTGCGTTGTGGTGAGTAACAAAAGGTCGTGCCTCGGCACCTCCCGTTTTGGTTTCTAAAATAGGAGTTTCAACTTCGATAAAACCGCGTTTAAGCATAAAAGAACGGACAGCGTTCCAAAATACCGAGCGTTTTTTTATGATTTCGGTCGTTTTCTGATTAAGTAAAATGTCGAGATATCGTTTTCGGTACCGCCCCTCTTCATCTTTGATACCAAACCACTCATCAGGAATTTGATTTAAGCTCTTTGAAAGCAGTCTCCATGATTTTCCCGATAACGAATTGACTCCCCTCTTGGTGGTGAACGCTCCTCCGGTAATTTCCACAAAATCGCCGGTATTGATGGTTTCTACAAATAACTTGAATTGTTCTTCGCCAATATCGTCTTTTTTTACCAATGCTTGCACGCGGGCAGAACCGTCAAAGAGGTCAATAAAAATAATTCCCCCTTGGTCCCTAAACGACATAATGCGTCCGGCAAGAGTTACCTGTTCTTGCGAAGAAAAAAGCGTACTAAAAACTTCCAGAAAATTGGCATTTTCATGCGTCCGAAAAGATTCAGCGGGATGAGGGTCAATCCCGTGTTCTTTTAAAATTTCTATCTTTTTCAGCCTTTCGGACCGAGTTTCGTCAGTAGACATGGGCTCTATTATATCAATTTTTCTTTTTTTCTTCCCGCTTTCCCCAGGCCGTTTGAGTAAGAACTCACTTTCCAAAAATCTTACGGGACCTCTCCCCCCAGTTGGAGCGAGCAACCCCTTTTTCAGAGACTAGCGAGTGCGACGGCACGAGCTCGAGGAATTTTCTAGTAAGAAAATATCCGTGCTCTGAAGAAGGGATTGTGAACGATTTTTATTTGATTTTCAGAATTTTGTATCGAACGGCGCCTTCGGGAGTTTCAAAGGAAAAAGTTTCTCCTTTCTT encodes:
- the lysS gene encoding lysine--tRNA ligase, with the protein product MSTDETRSERLKKIEILKEHGIDPHPAESFRTHENANFLEVFSTLFSSQEQVTLAGRIMSFRDQGGIIFIDLFDGSARVQALVKKDDIGEEQFKLFVETINTGDFVEITGGAFTTKRGVNSLSGKSWRLLSKSLNQIPDEWFGIKDEEGRYRKRYLDILLNQKTTEIIKKRSVFWNAVRSFMLKRGFIEVETPILETKTGGAEARPFVTHHNALDIDVYLRISPELWHKKLIIGGIPKIFEIGRVFRNEGMSYEHAQDYTHFEFYEAYQDARKGIPMVIELYKQVAKETFNTLKFKIGEFDIDLGDEWIWQDFNALMQEQYGFDPRKADRKVVCGLLDKEKIKYEENIDIGRGIDLLWKKIRKTIKGPVILTGFPIYLEPLAKKSVKDPSVVDRFQIILAGSEVGKAFNELNDPIDQRERFENQQKLRDAGDNEAHMADFEYVEAMEYGMPPTFGFGLSERLFSFLSGESIRESQIFPLMRPKD